A single region of the Plutella xylostella chromosome 7, ilPluXylo3.1, whole genome shotgun sequence genome encodes:
- the LOC125488733 gene encoding uncharacterized protein LOC125488733 gives MFEDVKIGKLTYRALVDTGSTRSYISRNIYEENSTNADTEKVTGMRVTVADGRVMDVKLRIDPEIEIRQRKITHEFFVLPAYSPPNLVIIGIDLLRKAGATIVWNNNTENTPKVTEVVTNDSTPPNNNIINGPIKTKSRKHKKKPKQQHPPRYPDTASIQERKGWFERKMTETQKSPENDPTFTIKNGSLHKRIVNPRYGVKINSQSQWKICVPTVKRRSIMEQHLNEPTTTGHQNTGKILKSIAETYYWPGMYKDVLHHMKKYKERLKSSSSNSLQPNSTEPKQ, from the coding sequence ATGTTTGAAGATGTAAAAATAGGGAAATTGACATACCGAGCATTAGTTGACACAGGCTCCACCAGATCGTACATCAGTAGAAACATTTATGAAGAGAATTCGACAAACGCCGACACAGAAAAAGTCACAGGGATGCGAGTAACCGTCGCAGATGGCAGAGTCATGGACGTGAAGCTCAGAATAGACCCAGAAATCGAGATACGGCAGAGAAAAATAACACACGAATTCTTCGTGCTACCAGCTTATTCACCGCCAAACCTAGTTATCATAGGGATAGACCTACTAAGAAAAGCAGGAGCCACAATAGTCTGGAACAACAATACCGAAAATACACCGAAAGTCACCGAAGTCGTCACAAATGATTCAACACCaccgaataataatataatcaacgGCCCAATAAAGACAAAATCCCGCAAGCATAAGAAAAAACCTAAGCAACAACATCCACCAAGATACCCCGACACAGCTTCAATCCAGGAAAGAAAAGGATGGTTCGAGAGGAAAATGACCGAAACCCAAAAATCACCtgaaaatgacccaacatTCACAATCAAAAACGGCTCACTCCATAAACGAATTGTAAATCCGAGGTACGGGGTCAAGATCAATTCACAATCGCAGTGGAAAATATGCGTTCCGACAGTGAAAAGAAGGTCGATTATGGAGCAACACCTTAATGAACCGACAACAACAGGCCACCAAAACACGGGAAAAATCCTAAAAAGCATTGCTGAAACATATTACTGGCCCGGGATGTACAAAGATGTTCTTCATCATatgaaaaagtacaaagaacGACTAAaatcatcgtcatcaaacTCGCTGCAACCAAATTCCACCGAACCGAAGCAGTAA